From one Gemella morbillorum genomic stretch:
- a CDS encoding PTS fructose transporter subunit IIABC translates to MKLTDVINYDLIQFNFSAEDKKEALDKLTTMLVDEKVIENKDNFLKALLAREAQSTTGVGENVAIPHAKSADFDKAMIIYAKSNDGVEWESFDGQPAKHIFMICAPDGGADEHLKALASLSQALMDSEVKAGLEAVTTKEDVEKVFTDFVAKTQPEKEEVTAPSGEKPYIIAVTACPTGIAHTFMAAEKIKETAKAMGLDVKVETNGQIGIENKLTKEDIERAAGIIVAADKKVEVARFDGRPTIMTKVADGINKPQELIQTILDGKAPIYKHDGAADSQETDAEGESLGRKIYKHLMEGVSNMLPFVVAGGILIALSFIWGINSFNPEDPTYNKYAEVLFYLGKISFSMMLPILAGFIGRSLADRPGFVVGMVGGILADPSILGLKSDILAYTPSGFLGALVAGFLAGGIIKVLKMATSWMPRSLDGIKPIFLFPILGSLIMGIAMIYVINAPMAAVMTGLQDFLTGLNGSGKFILGFVVAAMMAIDMGGPINKASYVTGTALLTAAGTAGSDVMAAVMIGGMVPPLAIAISATINKNIWPKAQRSGALVNYVMGLAFITEGAIPFAASNPLRVIPPLFLSSGVAGALSMTFGAVSKAPHGGIFAIAVGAVSNWTMYLLALALGSVLGAILLIVSLNLGKKVEK, encoded by the coding sequence ATGAAATTAACTGATGTTATCAATTATGACTTAATACAATTTAATTTTAGTGCGGAAGATAAAAAAGAAGCATTAGATAAACTTACTACGATGTTAGTAGATGAGAAAGTTATCGAAAATAAAGATAATTTCTTAAAAGCGTTGCTTGCTCGTGAAGCTCAATCAACTACAGGAGTAGGAGAAAATGTTGCGATTCCTCATGCAAAGAGTGCTGATTTTGACAAAGCGATGATTATTTATGCAAAAAGTAATGATGGTGTTGAGTGGGAAAGTTTTGACGGACAACCAGCAAAACATATCTTTATGATTTGTGCGCCAGATGGTGGAGCGGATGAGCATCTTAAAGCTCTTGCATCGTTATCTCAAGCGCTGATGGACTCAGAGGTGAAAGCTGGATTAGAAGCAGTAACTACAAAAGAAGATGTAGAAAAAGTCTTTACAGATTTCGTAGCAAAAACTCAACCAGAAAAAGAAGAAGTAACAGCTCCAAGTGGAGAGAAACCTTATATTATTGCTGTAACAGCTTGTCCAACAGGGATTGCTCATACATTTATGGCTGCAGAAAAAATCAAAGAAACAGCTAAAGCAATGGGCTTAGATGTAAAAGTAGAAACTAATGGTCAAATCGGTATAGAAAACAAACTTACAAAAGAAGATATCGAAAGAGCAGCGGGAATTATCGTAGCAGCTGATAAAAAAGTAGAGGTGGCACGTTTTGATGGGCGCCCAACTATTATGACAAAAGTTGCAGACGGAATTAACAAGCCACAAGAACTTATCCAAACTATTTTAGATGGAAAAGCGCCAATATACAAACACGATGGGGCGGCTGATTCACAAGAAACAGATGCAGAAGGAGAAAGTTTAGGACGTAAAATTTACAAACACCTAATGGAAGGTGTAAGTAATATGTTACCATTCGTAGTAGCAGGTGGTATTTTAATTGCACTGTCATTTATTTGGGGTATTAACTCGTTTAATCCAGAAGACCCAACATACAACAAATACGCAGAAGTATTATTCTACTTAGGTAAAATTTCATTTAGTATGATGTTACCGATTCTTGCAGGATTTATCGGGCGTAGTCTGGCGGATAGACCTGGGTTTGTAGTAGGTATGGTCGGTGGTATTTTAGCTGATCCAAGTATTTTGGGACTGAAAAGTGATATTTTAGCTTATACTCCATCAGGATTTTTAGGAGCGTTAGTAGCAGGGTTCTTAGCGGGCGGTATTATTAAAGTTCTTAAAATGGCAACAAGTTGGATGCCACGATCATTAGATGGAATTAAACCAATCTTCTTATTCCCAATCTTAGGTTCTCTAATTATGGGAATCGCAATGATTTATGTTATTAACGCGCCGATGGCGGCAGTTATGACAGGATTACAAGACTTCCTTACAGGATTAAATGGAAGTGGTAAATTTATCCTTGGATTCGTAGTAGCTGCGATGATGGCTATCGATATGGGAGGCCCAATCAACAAAGCATCTTATGTTACAGGAACAGCGTTATTAACAGCAGCAGGAACAGCTGGAAGTGATGTTATGGCAGCAGTAATGATTGGTGGTATGGTTCCACCATTAGCAATAGCAATCTCAGCAACTATTAATAAAAATATTTGGCCAAAAGCACAACGTAGTGGAGCATTAGTGAACTATGTAATGGGATTAGCCTTTATCACAGAAGGGGCTATTCCGTTCGCGGCAAGTAATCCATTACGTGTTATTCCACCATTATTCCTATCAAGTGGTGTCGCTGGAGCATTGAGTATGACTTTCGGTGCAGTATCAAAAGCACCTCATGGTGGTATTTTTGCAATAGCGGTAGGTGCAGTAAGTAATTGGACAATGTACTTATTAGCGTTAGCGCTAGGTTCAGTATTAGGAGCGATCTTACTAATTGTTTCGTTAAACTTAGGAAAAAAAGTAGAAAAATAA
- a CDS encoding 1-phosphofructokinase family hexose kinase: MYYTITLNPAVDMLTKASNFSLGKLNRTQEAKYVVGGKGINISILLNNIGEKTKALGFVAGFTGYFIKSELDKLDIEHDFVETLGTTRINMKLTTDTETEINGQSSAVNSENITEFFAKLDVLTTEDVVFLSGNVIAGMELEDFKKIAEKVADKGATLVVDSNKDLVLDTLQYKPFVVKPNEFELGEMFGITLNGLEEILVYARKLQECGAQNVLVSRGAKGAILLTENDEVLEVNVAEGKIVSTVAAGDSMLAMFVAKYNETKDYAEALKYASAAGGATSFSVGVGSKELIEELLPQIKVKKLK, from the coding sequence ATGTATTATACAATAACTTTAAACCCAGCAGTAGATATGCTTACAAAAGCTAGTAACTTCAGCCTTGGAAAATTAAATAGAACGCAAGAAGCGAAGTATGTAGTCGGTGGGAAAGGTATAAACATTTCGATATTATTGAATAATATAGGTGAAAAAACAAAAGCACTAGGTTTTGTTGCAGGTTTTACAGGATATTTCATTAAATCAGAATTAGATAAATTAGATATAGAACATGACTTTGTTGAAACTCTTGGAACGACCCGTATTAATATGAAGCTTACTACCGATACTGAAACGGAAATCAACGGTCAGAGTAGTGCGGTGAACTCAGAAAACATCACAGAATTTTTTGCAAAACTAGATGTTTTGACGACAGAAGATGTAGTTTTCTTATCAGGAAATGTTATTGCAGGAATGGAACTCGAAGATTTCAAGAAAATTGCAGAAAAAGTAGCGGATAAAGGAGCTACTTTGGTAGTTGATAGCAACAAAGATTTGGTGTTGGACACCTTACAATACAAACCATTTGTTGTTAAACCAAATGAATTTGAACTAGGAGAAATGTTTGGAATAACACTAAACGGTTTGGAAGAAATCCTAGTTTATGCTCGAAAATTACAAGAGTGTGGTGCTCAAAATGTTCTTGTTTCACGTGGAGCAAAAGGAGCAATATTATTAACTGAAAATGACGAAGTATTGGAAGTTAATGTTGCAGAAGGTAAAATTGTCTCAACGGTAGCGGCAGGAGATAGTATGCTGGCGATGTTTGTAGCTAAATATAATGAGACGAAAGATTATGCAGAAGCATTGAAATATGCCTCAGCAGCAGGAGGGGCAACATCGTTTTCTGTTGGCGTAGGTAGCAAGGAATTAATAGAAGAGTTGCTACCACAAATCAAGGTAAAGAAATTAAAATAA
- a CDS encoding ECF transporter S component translates to MYKKNTHSLVLSGLLAVIALLLSFFSFAVPFLPPFLKFDFTFIPLFMALLLMNYKHAILVSLLKNFLHIVLISHEPVGSIANIVVEFIFLSIIVLFYKKGTLKIIIGGVLATITMTIFMALLNYFVFLPAYGYIMDLTDIVKNVKVIVTAGIIPFNLLKGILVTVLFFVTLRVYKRIPSTITSKFA, encoded by the coding sequence ATGTATAAAAAAAATACTCATTCACTTGTTTTAAGTGGGCTACTTGCCGTTATTGCACTACTTCTATCTTTTTTTAGTTTTGCTGTGCCATTTCTGCCACCATTTCTAAAATTTGATTTTACTTTTATTCCGCTATTTATGGCGTTGCTATTGATGAACTACAAACACGCTATATTAGTATCTCTGTTAAAAAACTTTTTACACATTGTACTAATCTCGCACGAGCCTGTGGGATCTATCGCCAATATCGTTGTGGAGTTTATCTTCCTTAGCATTATCGTTTTATTTTATAAAAAAGGTACGCTAAAAATTATTATCGGCGGAGTTCTAGCAACAATCACTATGACCATCTTTATGGCTCTGCTTAATTACTTTGTATTCCTACCTGCTTATGGTTATATTATGGATTTAACAGATATAGTAAAAAATGTAAAAGTCATCGTTACCGCAGGAATTATTCCTTTCAACCTTCTTAAAGGTATCTTAGTTACAGTTTTATTCTTTGTAACACTTCGAGTATATAAACGTATACCAAGCACTATTACAAGCAAATTCGCTTAA
- a CDS encoding sigma-70 family RNA polymerase sigma factor — MMKEIKKNYYLSKEQEERFNILAREKKELINKGLYKVKIPKSLHQEFYSFGLEGLLVSFLILEDGGIEAYDFDKFALTVIKRKLIDEIRRRNKEKSVPIDFSDNTLLHSCNNDRDILEVDLNSYLKSILTEQELAFLEDFKKTQDIKTTSKI, encoded by the coding sequence ATGATGAAAGAAATTAAAAAAAATTATTATTTGTCTAAAGAGCAAGAAGAACGTTTTAATATTCTTGCTAGGGAGAAAAAAGAACTAATAAATAAAGGTTTATACAAAGTCAAAATACCAAAGTCATTACATCAGGAATTTTATAGCTTTGGTTTAGAGGGGCTTCTTGTAAGCTTTCTTATACTAGAAGATGGTGGCATAGAAGCTTACGACTTTGATAAATTTGCACTAACAGTTATAAAACGAAAACTTATTGATGAAATACGTCGTAGAAACAAAGAAAAAAGTGTTCCTATCGATTTTTCTGATAATACCCTACTTCATTCTTGCAATAACGATAGAGATATTTTAGAAGTCGATCTTAATTCTTATTTGAAATCTATTTTAACAGAACAGGAATTAGCTTTCCTAGAAGATTTCAAGAAAACTCAGGACATAAAGACAACATCTAAAATTTAA